In the Clostridium sp. 'White wine YQ' genome, AACATATTGCACCTAAGAACATCATAAAATAAGTAACTTCAAAGGGAGTGAAATGTCTAGAAATTCTTCTGGCAATTATATTAAAGAAGGCAGCTGAAAACACTGCTCCGGCTAATAATACTACACCTAACAGTGAACTTCCAGAGTCATTTGAACTATCCATTAATATTATTATAATAACGCCTGATACAGATACTATTATACTAATTCCTTGTTTTAAAGTTGGTTTTTCATCTAGAATATATACTGCTAAAATTGTTACTACTATTGGAATTAATGCTATCATAAGTCCGCCTAAGGAAGTTGATGTCCTTTGAATTCCATATGTTTCAAAAATAAAATAAATAATTGGTTCTATAAAAGCAAGTATAATAAGCCACTTTAATGGTTTATTTTTATAATCAACCTTTATCACCTTAAATATAATAAGTAAAGTCATAACAAGAAATGCTGCCAAAAATCTAAAGGAAAGTAATGCAAATGGGTCTGCAACACTCAAAGCTTTTTTTGAAAATAAAAAGCTAAGTCCAAATATAAAGTTAGTAATCACTGCGGTAATATAGGGTATAATATTAGTTTTATTTTTCATTATATCAGTCCTTTTCCTATGTTAGTATTAATAATTATTAAAAACACCTTAAGTAAATAAAGCAAAAAAGCCGCTAAGAATATGGTTCCCTATCGAGAACAAATATAGCGACCTACAATAAACACAATAATTATCATTACTATTCAGTATACTACATTGTATTACAATACTCAATAGTAATGATATGACTTGCTTTTAATCATATAAACTCGAAAAAGGATCATATTCCCTATCCCCATTCCACAAATACTCTATTCTCTGACTAATATCTAAGGCTTGATCTTTAGAAAAAATATCTTCTATAAATCCTAATGCCAAGTCCATTCCTGCTGATACTCCAGCTGAAGTATAGATGTTTCCATCCTTTACCCATCTAGCTTGTTTGATCCATAATACTTTTTCATTTTGCTCTGTTACCCAGTTAAATGCCTTTTTATTAGTGGTTGCTTTTCTATTATTAAGTATTTCTGTCTTTGCAAGAAGAGCCGATCCTGTACATACAGTTAATATGTACTTAGCTTTTGTTGCAATATCCTCAATTAAGTGTATAAAATCCTTATCCCTAACTTCCTCTCTTGTTCCTGCTCCCCCAGGAATAAATAATATTTCTTCAGTTGATGAGGCTTCTTCATAAATATTAGTTTCAATTCTTACTCCATGACTATTTGAAATAATTCCTCCATTAAGAGATATAAAATTAAGTTCAAATACTTCTGGCATTTTCCCAAATATCTCAACTGGACCAAATACATCTAAGGTTTCAAATTCATCAAACATTAGTATATTTATCCTAAATTTCATTTTCACCACTCCTTCAGCTTATGTAAATTATAAATTTTAACTCACTACCCTTTTTAAATATTTTATTTTTCTAAATATTATTGATAACAAACAACTACCCATGAATGCTAAAAAAACAACTATTGGAATATC is a window encoding:
- a CDS encoding DMT family transporter, with the translated sequence MKNKTNIIPYITAVITNFIFGLSFLFSKKALSVADPFALLSFRFLAAFLVMTLLIIFKVIKVDYKNKPLKWLIILAFIEPIIYFIFETYGIQRTSTSLGGLMIALIPIVVTILAVYILDEKPTLKQGISIIVSVSGVIIIILMDSSNDSGSSLLGVVLLAGAVFSAAFFNIIARRISRHFTPFEVTYFMMFLGAICFNGISIINHLINNNMSEYFKPLSSTTFITSVLYLGILSSIIAYFLINFTLSKLEASRSSVFANISTIVSIVAGVVFLHESFHLYHVMGSTMILLGVWGTNYFKAKID
- a CDS encoding DJ-1/PfpI family protein, translating into MKFRINILMFDEFETLDVFGPVEIFGKMPEVFELNFISLNGGIISNSHGVRIETNIYEEASSTEEILFIPGGAGTREEVRDKDFIHLIEDIATKAKYILTVCTGSALLAKTEILNNRKATTNKKAFNWVTEQNEKVLWIKQARWVKDGNIYTSAGVSAGMDLALGFIEDIFSKDQALDISQRIEYLWNGDREYDPFSSLYD